tatatttcatgccaggaactaatttagttgcccttctttgaactttttcaagagcttcaatatcttttttatagtgcggtgcccagaactgcacacagtattccaagtgaggtctgactaaggcattgtataatttcaatacaacctccttagatttataatcaatacttttggctatatatcccagcatcctgttggccttttttactgctacagcacactgcctagatcctgttaaacTTGGGTCAACGATTACTCCccagtctttttcaaattgagcacattctagtttttccCCCCCAGGAAGTAGTCTTGTgtaaggttcttatttcccacatgcaagactttacatttagctaaattgaatgttatctgccaggtatctgcccacttttggatgctgtttaggtcttcctcTATTATTTGGATGCTTTCTAGGCCTTACtgtattaacacacacatacatacatgaacacagacacacacaaagacacacacaaacacatgaacagatacatacacacgAACataggcacacatacacacaaacacttgaaCAGacccatgcgcacacacacacacacacacacacacacacacacacacacgtcaacACATTTCCCCCAGATAAACATGTTTagctttaatgttttaatgggGAATAATCTCTGATAGCCTAAATAAGTAAAGATGATCGTTTTGCACTTGCCTGAAgtgataaatgcaaaataagagCAGGACTTGAGCCCAAATTACGCCAAATGCCTCAGCAAGCATAGTTATATCAGCTCACTTATATCAAATGTTGCTCACAGTTTTGTCcgcccttacacacacacacacacctatgtatgcgcgtgcacacacacctacatacgcgcacatacacacgcacccacatacatgcatgaacacacacacacacacacttgcacacgcacacacacgcatatgtctgtgcgtgtttctgttcctgtgtgtgtgtgtgcatgtgtgtctcctcctgtgtgtgtctttttgtgtgtgtatgtgtgtgtgtgtgtgtgtgtgtcgtctcttcctgtgtgtgtgtgtgattctgatCTCCTGGTTCTGATGCAGTAGATTGTGTTGCAGATGTTGCCTCTTCtaacctccttcctgtctgcagatgcctgccagctcacactggaccccaacacagcaaacagatacctgtctctatctgagggggacaggaaggtgacacacacaccggggagagagcagccatatcctgatcacccagagagatttgacttctggctgcaggtgctgtgcagagagggtctgtctgggactcgctgttactgggaggctgagtgcagtGGGGGGGCTGTGATTGCAGTGGCgtataaaggaatcagcaggaaaggagggggTTCTGACAGGATGTTTGGACACAATGATCAGTCCTGGACTCTGTACTGCTGTGGTTCCATGTTCTTTGCTCTGCACAATAATAACCGCACTTCCAtacccgccccctcctcccgcagagtaggagtgtatctggactggccggccggcactctgtccttctacagcgtctcctctgacactctgacccacctgcacactttccacaccacattcactcaacCCTTCTATCCTGGGTTTCTGGTTTGGAGAGGCATGCTgtccctgtgcatgctgggatagatgTCTCTATCCTGGAAGAGTTGATGGGATCTTATTCACTGTGGTCATGACTACATAAATCTccacattacagttttttatgattgcttacacactaaaattaaaaataacacacagttagtgaaacctgacactcaaggagcaaaacCTCAAGCCCAGATCTGCACAACTATAAGCACATTCTCAGCctcacactttttgcaaaacactacacacacttCTTTACATTAGATACAGAAA
The Megalops cyprinoides isolate fMegCyp1 unplaced genomic scaffold, fMegCyp1.pri scaffold_28_arrow_ctg1, whole genome shotgun sequence genome window above contains:
- the LOC118772327 gene encoding stonustoxin subunit beta-like is translated as MLPLLTSFLSADACQLTLDPNTANRYLSLSEGDRKVTHTPGREQPYPDHPERFDFWLQVLCREGLSGTRCYWEAECSGGAVIAVAYKGISRKGGGSDRMFGHNDQSWTLYCCGSMFFALHNNNRTSIPAPSSRRVGVYLDWPAGTLSFYSVSSDTLTHLHTFHTTFTQPFYPGFLVWRGMLSLCMLG